In Mercurialis annua linkage group LG6, ddMerAnnu1.2, whole genome shotgun sequence, the following are encoded in one genomic region:
- the LOC126686239 gene encoding pectinesterase inhibitor 28-like has product MTPNKIFFFLFSLVLCIFPHANAAVSLVGKVCERTHSKANCIASLASNRDSKTANIEQLGLIALKLAAENATHTTLHIKQLLNNRSTWDPTTEQALSDCYDQYVDANTQLADAGAALLVKDNRNVYVWVSAAIANAKTCEDGFKQNSVAGKDSILTQKNAIFRQLCNNVLAIVKFMNNKKH; this is encoded by the coding sequence atgacaCCAAATAAAATTTTCTTCTTCCTATTTTCTCTAGTTCTTTGCATTTTCCCCCACGCAAACGCGGCCGTTAGCTTGGTCGGAAAAGTATGTGAAAGAACTCATAGCAAGGCTAATTGCATTGCAAGTCTTGCATCAAACCGGGACAGCAAAACCGCAAACATTGAACAACTCGGCCTTATCGCATTGAAACTTGCAGCCGAAAATGCAACACATACTACCTTGCACATCAAGCAATTGCTTAATAACAGGTCAACTTGGGATCCTACCACCGAGCAGGCACTCTCCGATTGCTACGACCAATACGTTGATGCTAATACGCAACTCGCTGATGCAGGAGCCGCGTTGCTAGTTAAGGATAATAGGAATGTTTACGTTTGGGTCAGTGCAGCCATTGCTAATGCTAAAACTTGTGAAGATGGATTTAAGCAGAATAGTGTTGCTGGTAAGGATTCAATTTTGACACAAAAGAATGCGATCTTTCGGCAATTATGCAATAATGTGTTGGCCATTGTTAAATTCATGAACAACAAAAAGCATTGA
- the LOC126686087 gene encoding uncharacterized protein LOC126686087 yields the protein MEKIEHTTVSTNNINMHVAAIGTGPEILFVHGFPELWYSWRHQLLSLSALGYRCIAPDLRGYGDTDAPESLTEYTAFHIVGDLIGVLDSMGIKQVFLVGHDWGAMIAWYFCLFRPDRVKALVNTSVAFLPREPRAKPTDLFRTIYSDDYYVCRFQEPGEAEEDFAQADTAKLIRSVFTLRDPSPPILAKEIGFRSLPDPPSLPSWLTEEDVDYYADKFNKKGFTGGLNYYRNMNRNWELMAPWDGVQIKVAVKFIIGDLDLTYHFPGMKEYIHNGGFKQVVPLLQEVVVMEGVAHFINQEKPDEISKHIYDFITKF from the exons ATGGAGAAAATAGAGCACACAACAGTTTCTacaaataacataaacatgCACGTAGCAGCAATCGGAACAGGCCCAGAAATCCTCTTCGTCCATGGCTTTCCTGAACTCTGGTACTCATGGCGACACCAACTTCTCTCTCTATCCGCCCTCGGCTACCGTTGCATAGCGCCCGACCTCCGCGGATACGGTGATACGGATGCCCCGGAATCATTGACGGAGTACACAGCGTTTCACATCGTGGGCGACTTGATTGGGGTCCTCGACTCGATGGGGATCAAGCAGGTGTTCTTGGTTGGACATGACTGGGGTGCTATGATAGCCTGGTATTTTTGTTTATTCAGACCTGATAGAGTCAAGGCCTTGGTCAACACCAGTGTCGCATTCCTGCCCAGGGAGCCGCGGGCCAAGCCGACCGACCTGTTCAGGACTATTTACAGTGATGATTACTATGTTTGCCGATTTCAG GAGCCTGGAGAAGCTGAAGAAGATTTTGCTCAAGCTGATACAGCAAAATTGATTAGGAGTGTTTTTACTTTGCGCGACCCGAGTCCGCCTATTCTGGCTAAGGAGATTGGATTCAGATCGTTGCCCGATCCTCCGAGTTTACCCTCTTGGTTGACGGAGGAAGATGTCGACTACTATGCtgataaatttaacaaaaaaggGTTCACCGGAGGATTGAATTATTATAGAAACATGAACAG AAACTGGGAGCTAATGGCACCATGGGATGGGGTCCAAATAAAAGTAGCAGTAAAGTTCATAATTGGAGATTTGGACCTAACCTACCATTTTCCAGGAATGAAGGAATATATACACAATGGTGGGTTCAAACAAGTTGTTCCTCTTTTGCAAGAAGTGGTGGTAATGGAAGGTGTAGCTCACTTCATCAACCAAGAAAAACCTGATGAAATTAGTAAACATATTTATGACTTTATTACCAAGTTTTGA